A single region of the Pseudomonas sp. GGS8 genome encodes:
- a CDS encoding methyltransferase has protein sequence MIAPLDLQQALGELLGDAQLVACELPGTELKLWLIDGDNMDRAFSPEETRRILHEPPYWSFCWASGLAVARYLAEHPHWVEGKRVLDFGAGSGVAAIAAVKAGALEVVACDLDPLAIAACRANAELNDVQLRYSTDFFAEADRFDLILVADVLYDRENLPLLDEFLNRGREALVADSRVRDFRHPLYRRIEMLEAMTLPDLAEPEEFRHVSLYHARRG, from the coding sequence ATGATTGCACCGCTCGACCTGCAACAGGCGTTGGGTGAACTGCTCGGTGACGCACAGCTTGTAGCCTGTGAATTGCCGGGTACCGAGCTGAAACTCTGGCTGATCGACGGCGACAACATGGACCGCGCCTTCAGCCCCGAAGAAACCCGGCGGATTCTCCACGAGCCGCCGTACTGGAGTTTCTGTTGGGCCAGTGGGCTGGCCGTGGCCCGCTATCTCGCCGAACACCCGCACTGGGTCGAAGGCAAACGGGTGCTGGATTTCGGTGCCGGTTCCGGGGTGGCCGCGATTGCGGCAGTGAAGGCCGGGGCGCTGGAAGTGGTCGCCTGTGACCTGGACCCGCTGGCGATTGCCGCGTGTCGGGCGAATGCCGAACTCAATGATGTGCAACTGCGCTACTCGACGGATTTTTTCGCCGAAGCGGATCGATTTGATCTGATTCTGGTGGCCGACGTGTTGTACGACCGGGAAAATCTGCCGTTACTCGACGAGTTTCTCAACCGTGGCCGGGAAGCGTTGGTGGCGGATTCGCGGGTGCGGGATTTTCGCCATCCGCTGTATCGGCGCATCGAGATGCTGGAAGCGATGACCTTGCCGGACCTGGCCGAACCCGAAGAGTTTCGGCATGTGAGCCTTTACCACGCGCGGCGCGGTTAG
- a CDS encoding YbaY family lipoprotein has product MSLRPLVLLSLFSLLVACGSDAPKPQPPTPGPAPQQAQKKAKSSAELGPLPAYQREISGTLLGVPADAEVELALLVIDDKDRPQQLLASANLIGTNQVLPFRLRFNPESFPVGARVELRGRASQSGQLILHLPAQIITQPTTQALGQLQFVKTP; this is encoded by the coding sequence ATGTCGTTACGACCGCTCGTTTTGCTCAGTCTTTTCAGCCTGCTGGTGGCCTGTGGCAGCGATGCACCCAAGCCCCAGCCACCGACGCCCGGCCCGGCGCCGCAACAGGCACAGAAGAAAGCCAAGTCGTCCGCCGAGCTCGGGCCGCTGCCGGCTTACCAACGTGAAATCAGCGGCACCCTGCTGGGCGTGCCGGCCGATGCCGAAGTCGAACTGGCACTGCTGGTGATCGACGACAAGGATCGCCCGCAACAATTGCTCGCCAGTGCCAACCTGATCGGTACCAATCAGGTGTTGCCATTTCGCCTGCGTTTCAACCCCGAATCCTTCCCGGTCGGTGCTCGCGTTGAACTGCGCGGCCGCGCCAGCCAGTCCGGGCAGTTGATTCTGCATCTGCCGGCGCAAATCATCACACAGCCGACGACCCAGGCCCTGGGTCAGCTGCAATTCGTCAAAACACCATGA
- the nrdR gene encoding transcriptional regulator NrdR, with translation MHCPFCGANDTKVIDSRLVAEGEQVRRRRECLACGERFTTFETAELVLPRLIKTDGSRQPFDEEKLRAGMQRALEKRPVSVERLESSLVHIKHKLRATGEREVKSLVVGELVMAELKKLDEVAYIRFASVYRRFQDLNEFREEIDRLAREPVKE, from the coding sequence ATGCACTGTCCCTTCTGCGGTGCCAACGACACCAAGGTCATCGACTCGCGTCTGGTCGCCGAGGGCGAACAGGTGCGCCGCCGGCGTGAATGCCTGGCCTGCGGCGAACGTTTCACGACGTTCGAAACCGCTGAACTGGTGTTGCCGCGCCTGATCAAAACCGACGGCAGTCGCCAGCCGTTCGACGAAGAAAAACTGCGCGCCGGCATGCAGCGGGCGCTGGAGAAGCGCCCGGTGAGTGTCGAGCGCCTGGAATCGTCGCTGGTGCACATCAAACACAAGCTGCGCGCCACCGGCGAACGCGAGGTCAAATCCCTCGTGGTCGGCGAACTGGTGATGGCCGAGCTGAAAAAGCTTGATGAAGTCGCCTATATCCGCTTCGCTTCGGTGTACCGACGCTTCCAGGACCTCAACGAGTTCCGCGAAGAGATCGATCGCCTCGCCCGTGAGCCGGTGAAAGAATGA
- the ribD gene encoding bifunctional diaminohydroxyphosphoribosylaminopyrimidine deaminase/5-amino-6-(5-phosphoribosylamino)uracil reductase RibD, whose translation MTTPPEQAILDAHYMARALELARKGHYTTHPNPRVGCVVVRDGQIVGEGWHVRAGEPHAEVHALRAAGDKARGATAYVTLEPCSHHGRTPPCADALVNAGVARVVAAMQDPNPEVAGRGLKRLAQAGIATESGVLEGEARKLNEGFLKRMEHGLPFVRVKLAMSLDGRTAMESGESQWITGTAARSAVQRLRAQASVVLTGADTVLADNARLTVRADELGLDPEQTALVMSRPPLRVLIDGRLRVPLDAPFFKAGPALVATCMAIEEQYANGPECLIVAGDDGQVDLRKLLVELAARDVNEVLVEAGPRLAGAFAQQGLVDEFQIFIAGKFLGSTARPLLDWPLAQMKDAPELKITEIRAVGDDWRVIAIPAPTVSV comes from the coding sequence ATGACCACGCCCCCGGAACAAGCCATCCTCGATGCCCATTACATGGCCCGCGCCCTGGAACTGGCGCGCAAAGGTCACTACACAACGCACCCCAACCCGCGGGTCGGCTGTGTGGTGGTGCGCGACGGGCAGATTGTCGGCGAAGGCTGGCACGTGCGCGCCGGCGAGCCCCATGCCGAAGTCCACGCCTTGCGTGCCGCCGGCGACAAGGCGCGAGGCGCCACGGCTTACGTGACCCTGGAACCGTGCAGCCACCACGGCCGTACGCCGCCCTGCGCCGATGCGCTGGTCAATGCCGGTGTGGCGCGTGTCGTTGCGGCGATGCAGGACCCGAACCCGGAAGTCGCCGGTCGCGGCCTGAAACGTCTGGCCCAGGCCGGCATCGCCACCGAAAGCGGTGTGCTGGAAGGCGAGGCGCGCAAGCTCAATGAAGGCTTCCTCAAGCGCATGGAACATGGCTTGCCGTTCGTGCGGGTCAAGTTGGCCATGAGCCTCGACGGTCGCACGGCGATGGAAAGCGGCGAGAGCCAGTGGATCACCGGCACAGCGGCACGTTCGGCAGTCCAGCGGCTGCGTGCGCAGGCCAGCGTGGTGCTGACCGGCGCCGACACGGTACTGGCAGACAATGCCCGTTTGACCGTGCGTGCCGATGAATTGGGCCTCGATCCCGAACAAACCGCCTTGGTCATGAGCCGTCCGCCATTGCGCGTGCTGATCGATGGTCGCCTGCGGGTGCCGCTGGACGCGCCGTTTTTCAAGGCTGGCCCGGCGTTGGTCGCGACGTGCATGGCGATTGAAGAGCAATACGCCAACGGTCCGGAATGCCTGATTGTGGCTGGCGACGATGGTCAGGTCGACTTGCGCAAGTTGCTGGTTGAACTGGCTGCCCGTGATGTCAACGAGGTACTGGTCGAGGCCGGTCCGCGCCTGGCCGGGGCGTTTGCTCAGCAAGGGTTGGTGGACGAGTTCCAGATCTTCATTGCCGGCAAGTTTCTCGGCTCCACGGCGCGACCGTTGCTGGACTGGCCGCTGGCGCAGATGAAAGATGCGCCCGAGCTCAAAATTACCGAAATCCGCGCGGTTGGCGATGACTGGCGAGTCATTGCCATACCTGCCCCAACGGTCAGCGTATAA
- a CDS encoding riboflavin synthase, with protein MFTGIIESIGSIRALTPKGGDVRVYVETGKLDLSDVKLGDSIAVNGVCLTAVELPGNGFAADVSRETLDCTAMNDLKSGSPVNLEKALTPTTRLGGHLVSGHVDGVGEVVSRSDNARAVEFRIRAPKELAKYIAHKGSITVDGTSLTVNAVDGAEFMLTIIPHTLSETIMASYKPGRRVNLEVDLLARYLERLLLGDKAAEPASGGTITESFLAANGYLKS; from the coding sequence ATGTTTACCGGCATCATCGAATCCATCGGCAGTATTCGTGCATTGACCCCAAAAGGCGGAGATGTGCGGGTTTACGTAGAAACCGGCAAGCTCGACCTGAGCGACGTCAAACTGGGCGACAGCATTGCCGTCAACGGCGTGTGCCTGACCGCGGTTGAACTGCCGGGCAATGGCTTTGCGGCGGACGTCAGTCGCGAAACCCTCGACTGCACCGCCATGAATGACCTCAAAAGCGGCAGTCCGGTCAACCTGGAAAAAGCCCTGACCCCGACCACCCGTCTCGGCGGGCACCTGGTCAGCGGTCACGTCGACGGTGTCGGCGAAGTGGTATCGCGCAGCGACAATGCCCGTGCTGTGGAATTTCGCATTCGCGCGCCGAAAGAGCTGGCCAAGTACATCGCCCATAAAGGCTCGATCACCGTCGACGGCACCAGCCTGACCGTGAACGCGGTCGATGGCGCCGAATTCATGCTGACGATCATTCCGCACACTCTGAGCGAAACTATCATGGCTTCATATAAGCCGGGCCGCCGGGTGAACCTGGAAGTTGACTTGCTGGCGCGTTATCTGGAGCGCCTGTTGTTGGGTGACAAGGCCGCAGAGCCTGCATCCGGTGGCACGATCACTGAAAGCTTTCTGGCCGCCAACGGCTACCTCAAATCCTGA
- the ribBA gene encoding bifunctional 3,4-dihydroxy-2-butanone-4-phosphate synthase/GTP cyclohydrolase II — MALNSIEELVEDIRQGKMVILMDDEDRENEGDLIMAAECCKAEHINFMAKHARGLICMPMSRERCELLKLPLMAPRNGSGFGTKFTVSIEAAEGVTTGISAADRARTVQAAAAKDAKAEDIVSPGHIFPLMAQAGGTLARAGHTEAACDLARMAGFEPSGVICEVMNDDGTMSRRTELEAFAAEHNIKIGTIADLIHYRMIHERTVQRIAEQPLDSELGQFNLVTYRDSVEGDVHMALTLGTVCAEEPTLVRVHNMDPLRDLLMVKQPGRWSLRAAMAAVAEAGSGVVLLLGHPLDGDVLLAHIRETADHLAVKKPTTYSTVGAGSQILRDLGVRKMRLMSAPMKFNAISGFDLEVVEYVPSE, encoded by the coding sequence GTGGCGCTCAATAGCATCGAAGAACTGGTTGAAGACATCCGCCAAGGCAAGATGGTCATCCTCATGGATGACGAAGACCGCGAGAACGAAGGCGACCTGATCATGGCCGCCGAGTGCTGCAAGGCTGAACACATCAACTTCATGGCCAAGCACGCCCGTGGCCTGATCTGCATGCCGATGAGCCGCGAGCGCTGCGAACTGCTCAAGCTGCCGTTGATGGCGCCACGCAACGGTTCCGGTTTCGGCACCAAGTTCACCGTGTCCATCGAAGCCGCCGAAGGCGTGACCACCGGTATCTCCGCGGCCGACCGCGCGCGCACCGTGCAAGCGGCGGCGGCCAAAGACGCCAAGGCTGAAGACATCGTCAGCCCCGGTCACATCTTCCCGCTGATGGCCCAGGCCGGCGGCACCCTGGCCCGCGCCGGCCACACTGAAGCGGCCTGCGACCTGGCGCGCATGGCCGGTTTCGAGCCGAGTGGTGTGATCTGCGAAGTGATGAACGACGACGGCACCATGTCCCGTCGCACCGAACTCGAAGCGTTTGCCGCCGAGCACAACATCAAGATCGGCACTATTGCCGACCTGATTCACTACCGGATGATCCACGAACGTACCGTTCAGCGGATTGCCGAGCAGCCGCTGGACAGCGAACTGGGCCAGTTCAACCTGGTGACCTATCGTGATTCGGTGGAAGGCGACGTGCACATGGCGTTGACCCTGGGCACCGTGTGCGCCGAGGAACCGACCCTGGTTCGGGTGCACAACATGGACCCGCTGCGTGACCTGCTGATGGTCAAACAACCGGGCCGCTGGAGCCTGCGCGCCGCCATGGCCGCGGTTGCCGAGGCTGGCAGCGGCGTGGTGCTGTTGCTCGGCCACCCGCTCGATGGCGACGTGTTGCTGGCGCACATCCGCGAAACCGCCGACCACCTGGCGGTGAAAAAACCGACCACCTACAGCACTGTGGGTGCCGGTTCGCAGATCCTTCGGGACCTGGGCGTGCGTAAAATGCGCCTGATGTCTGCGCCGATGAAATTTAATGCGATATCCGGTTTCGATCTGGAAGTTGTAGAATACGTGCCCTCCGAATAA
- the ribE gene encoding 6,7-dimethyl-8-ribityllumazine synthase, with protein MTLKTIEGTFIAPKGRYALVVGRFNSFVVESLVSGAVDALVRHGVSESDITIIRAPGAFEIPLVAQKVAQKGEFAAIIALGAVIRGGTPHFEYVAGECTKGLAQVSMEFGVPVAFGVLTVDSIEQAIERSGTKAGNKGAEAALSALEMVSLLAQLEAK; from the coding sequence ATGACCCTGAAGACCATCGAAGGTACCTTCATCGCCCCTAAAGGCCGCTACGCTCTGGTAGTGGGCCGTTTCAACAGCTTCGTGGTTGAAAGCCTGGTCAGCGGTGCAGTTGATGCCCTGGTTCGCCATGGCGTGAGCGAAAGCGACATCACCATCATCCGTGCGCCTGGCGCCTTCGAAATCCCGCTGGTTGCGCAGAAAGTCGCTCAGAAGGGCGAGTTCGCGGCAATCATCGCCCTGGGCGCGGTCATTCGTGGCGGTACTCCGCACTTCGAATACGTGGCTGGCGAATGCACCAAGGGCCTGGCCCAGGTGTCCATGGAGTTCGGCGTGCCGGTCGCTTTCGGCGTACTGACCGTTGATTCCATCGAACAAGCCATCGAACGTTCCGGCACCAAGGCCGGTAACAAAGGTGCTGAAGCTGCCCTGTCCGCTCTGGAAATGGTCAGCCTGCTGGCGCAGTTGGAGGCCAAGTGA
- the nusB gene encoding transcription antitermination factor NusB, which produces MISDDSDRFNPRDPKPADAGKPSKSAKRREARQLATQALYQWHMAKQSLNEIEAQFRVDNDFSDVDGAYFREILHGVPQFKTEIDTALKPCLDLTIEELDPVELAVLRLSTWELLKRVDVPYRVVINEGIELAKVFGSTDGHKFVNGVLDKLAPRLREAEVKAFKR; this is translated from the coding sequence GTGATTAGCGACGATAGCGATCGTTTCAACCCGCGCGATCCAAAGCCTGCGGATGCCGGCAAGCCATCGAAAAGCGCCAAGCGTCGTGAAGCCCGTCAGCTCGCGACCCAGGCGCTGTACCAATGGCACATGGCCAAGCAGTCGCTGAACGAGATCGAAGCGCAGTTCCGGGTCGATAACGATTTTTCCGATGTCGATGGCGCGTACTTCCGCGAAATCCTGCACGGGGTTCCGCAGTTCAAGACCGAGATCGACACCGCGCTCAAGCCTTGCCTGGACTTGACCATCGAAGAGCTGGACCCGGTTGAACTGGCCGTTCTGCGCCTGTCCACCTGGGAACTGCTCAAGCGCGTCGACGTGCCGTACCGCGTTGTGATCAACGAAGGTATCGAACTGGCCAAGGTCTTCGGTTCCACCGACGGCCACAAGTTCGTTAACGGTGTGCTCGACAAGCTGGCTCCGCGTCTGCGTGAAGCTGAAGTGAAGGCGTTCAAGCGCTGA
- the thiL gene encoding thiamine-phosphate kinase — protein MGEFELIRNFFAAAPCAQGGEGVALGIGDDCALLAVPPGEQLAISTDTLVAGVHFADPCDPFLLGQRALAVAVSDLAAMGAIPVAFTLALTLPTGTSDWLEAFARGLNLMAQNCRVALVGGDTTRGPLSLTMTVFGRVPTGLALTRSGARAGDLLCVGGELGNGAGALPLVLGQRTAEAAIADPLLAHYWSPQPQLALGQALRGKATAALDISDGLLADCGHIALASKVGIRVERSRLPLSKALLAFLGQSGAEQAALSGGDDYVLAFTLPPAELPSLLADGWPIHVLGQVVAGQGVILLDADGHDITPSIRGYQHFRETP, from the coding sequence ATGGGTGAGTTTGAGCTGATCCGTAACTTCTTCGCCGCCGCGCCTTGTGCGCAGGGCGGCGAAGGTGTTGCCCTCGGGATCGGCGACGACTGCGCCTTGCTGGCTGTTCCTCCCGGGGAGCAGTTGGCGATTTCCACCGATACGCTGGTGGCCGGTGTGCATTTCGCCGACCCCTGCGATCCGTTTCTGCTCGGCCAGCGCGCGCTGGCCGTGGCCGTCAGTGACCTGGCCGCCATGGGCGCCATCCCCGTTGCCTTTACCCTTGCCCTGACTTTGCCAACCGGGACTTCCGATTGGCTGGAAGCTTTCGCCCGTGGTTTGAACCTCATGGCGCAGAATTGCCGTGTGGCACTGGTGGGCGGCGATACCACTCGCGGGCCGTTGAGCCTGACCATGACGGTATTCGGTCGGGTGCCGACCGGTCTGGCGTTGACCCGCAGCGGCGCACGGGCAGGCGACTTATTATGCGTGGGGGGTGAGCTGGGTAACGGTGCGGGCGCATTACCGCTGGTGCTCGGTCAGCGGACTGCCGAAGCGGCCATCGCCGATCCATTGCTGGCCCATTACTGGTCGCCGCAACCGCAACTGGCGTTGGGCCAGGCGTTGCGTGGCAAGGCCACCGCCGCGCTGGACATCTCCGACGGCCTGCTCGCCGACTGCGGGCATATTGCCTTGGCGTCGAAAGTCGGGATTCGGGTAGAGCGCAGCAGGCTGCCGTTGTCGAAGGCGTTGCTGGCTTTCCTCGGTCAATCCGGCGCTGAGCAAGCTGCCCTGAGCGGTGGTGACGATTACGTGCTGGCCTTCACCTTGCCACCCGCCGAGTTGCCATCGTTGCTGGCGGACGGTTGGCCGATCCATGTGCTCGGGCAGGTTGTTGCAGGGCAGGGCGTGATTCTGCTGGACGCCGACGGACACGACATCACCCCGTCAATCCGGGGTTATCAACATTTTCGGGAGACACCGTGA
- a CDS encoding phosphatidylglycerophosphatase A, protein MTDHPKQVPAEFVPPSVWRNPWHFLAFGFGSGTLPKAPGTWGSLVALPFIPLWQMLPDWGYWLMLGITMLFGFWLCGKVADDLRVHDHEGIVWDEMVGMWITLWLVPQGWYWLLAGFLMFRFFDILKPWPIRWIDRHVHGGVGIMLDDVLAGVFAWLAMQGLVWLFA, encoded by the coding sequence GTGACAGATCATCCCAAGCAGGTTCCGGCGGAGTTCGTACCGCCGTCGGTCTGGCGCAATCCGTGGCATTTCCTGGCGTTCGGCTTCGGCTCGGGCACCCTGCCAAAAGCGCCGGGCACCTGGGGTTCGTTGGTGGCGTTACCCTTTATTCCGTTGTGGCAGATGCTGCCCGACTGGGGCTACTGGCTGATGCTCGGCATCACCATGCTGTTCGGTTTCTGGCTGTGCGGCAAGGTTGCCGACGATTTGCGCGTGCATGATCACGAAGGCATCGTCTGGGACGAAATGGTCGGGATGTGGATCACCCTGTGGCTGGTGCCGCAAGGTTGGTATTGGTTGTTGGCTGGGTTCCTGATGTTCCGCTTCTTCGACATCCTCAAGCCGTGGCCGATTCGCTGGATCGACCGGCATGTGCACGGTGGCGTCGGGATCATGCTTGATGATGTACTGGCCGGGGTGTTTGCGTGGTTGGCGATGCAAGGGCTGGTTTGGCTTTTCGCCTGA
- a CDS encoding ABC transporter substrate-binding protein — MARWLMVMVFATFCALARAGEAPTTPSVIHLASEAWEDFTAADGQGLGWDVLREVFEPAGVKLDIRIEPYTRATGLAQRGEVDACVGAYRDEVSDLLYPHWSFDTDPIYALGLSTNPAPTAENLGNYRLAWVRGYKYQAYLPNVQRYNEVARRDGILSMLIHNRVDYYIDAQDEVNSIVSRAKDPSQFRRTHIADLPLYLCFADTPRARQLMALFDQRMDVLVKNGRLKPIFKRWKQPYPFKAP, encoded by the coding sequence ATGGCTCGCTGGTTGATGGTGATGGTTTTTGCGACGTTTTGCGCACTTGCCCGGGCGGGTGAAGCGCCGACGACGCCGTCCGTGATTCACCTGGCCAGCGAAGCCTGGGAAGACTTTACCGCCGCCGATGGCCAGGGTTTGGGCTGGGACGTGTTGCGCGAAGTATTCGAGCCGGCGGGCGTCAAACTGGATATTCGAATCGAACCGTATACCCGCGCCACGGGCCTGGCACAGCGTGGCGAAGTGGACGCCTGCGTCGGTGCCTATCGGGATGAAGTCAGTGACCTGCTCTATCCGCACTGGAGTTTCGATACCGATCCGATCTATGCGCTGGGCTTGTCCACCAATCCGGCGCCGACCGCGGAAAACCTGGGCAATTATCGATTGGCCTGGGTACGCGGTTACAAGTATCAGGCTTACTTGCCTAACGTTCAGCGCTATAACGAAGTCGCGCGGCGTGACGGGATTCTGTCGATGCTGATCCACAACCGCGTCGACTATTACATCGACGCGCAAGACGAGGTCAACTCCATCGTCAGCCGAGCCAAGGACCCGTCGCAGTTCCGTCGCACGCACATCGCGGATTTGCCGCTGTACCTGTGCTTCGCCGATACCCCTCGGGCCCGTCAGTTGATGGCATTGTTCGATCAGCGTATGGACGTACTGGTAAAAAACGGCCGGTTGAAACCGATTTTCAAACGCTGGAAGCAGCCTTATCCGTTTAAGGCGCCCTGA
- the ribA gene encoding GTP cyclohydrolase II: protein MPVVFVAASKLPTPFAQFTMHGFLDEENGREHVVLSLGEIADGAPVLGRLHSECLTGDALFSQRCDCGSQLEAALQAIAREGRGVLLYLRQEGRGIGLLNKIRAYELQDGGADTVEANERLGFAADQRDYAMCLPMLEHLGVKSLRLMTNNPRKVKALTDMGIVVAERVPLHTGHNPHNKLYLATKASKLDHMMGNEHQGEADRA from the coding sequence GTGCCTGTCGTTTTTGTCGCCGCTTCCAAGCTGCCAACGCCTTTTGCGCAATTCACCATGCACGGTTTTCTCGATGAAGAAAACGGGCGCGAGCACGTGGTGCTGAGCCTGGGTGAGATCGCCGACGGTGCTCCGGTACTCGGCCGGTTGCACTCCGAATGCCTGACCGGCGATGCCTTGTTCAGCCAGCGTTGCGACTGCGGTTCGCAGCTCGAGGCGGCGTTGCAGGCGATCGCCCGTGAAGGCCGTGGCGTGTTGCTCTACCTGCGCCAGGAAGGTCGCGGCATTGGCCTGCTGAACAAGATCCGCGCCTATGAATTGCAGGACGGCGGTGCCGACACCGTTGAAGCCAACGAACGTCTGGGCTTCGCCGCCGACCAGCGCGATTACGCCATGTGCCTGCCGATGCTGGAGCATCTGGGCGTGAAGTCCCTGCGTCTGATGACCAACAACCCACGCAAGGTCAAAGCCTTGACCGACATGGGCATTGTGGTTGCCGAGCGCGTGCCGTTGCACACCGGGCACAACCCGCACAACAAACTCTACCTGGCCACCAAGGCCAGCAAGCTCGACCACATGATGGGCAACGAGCACCAGGGCGAGGCTGACCGGGCGTGA
- a CDS encoding MFS transporter: MTRGQVRRRLAVNWWQYLALALVPLFVINGVFGQSEAILPALAMPLFIAGVASMFVSLKFFGGYKHALIATQKALDTPEEPAAWIALAVKRRTAFLVAGLPAWIGALAVFVGLEAVPLMLLALSTAVLFYLYRIPRQLG; this comes from the coding sequence GTGACCCGCGGTCAGGTACGGCGGCGACTGGCCGTCAACTGGTGGCAATACCTGGCGTTGGCCTTGGTGCCGCTGTTTGTGATCAACGGCGTATTCGGTCAAAGCGAGGCGATTCTACCGGCGCTGGCCATGCCGTTATTCATTGCCGGTGTGGCGTCGATGTTTGTCAGCCTGAAGTTCTTCGGCGGCTACAAACATGCGCTGATCGCGACCCAGAAAGCCCTCGACACCCCTGAAGAGCCTGCCGCCTGGATCGCCCTGGCCGTGAAACGCCGCACCGCGTTTCTGGTCGCCGGCCTGCCCGCCTGGATCGGCGCACTGGCAGTCTTCGTTGGTCTGGAAGCCGTGCCGCTGATGTTGCTGGCGTTGTCGACGGCGGTGCTGTTCTACCTCTACCGTATCCCGCGTCAACTCGGCTGA